The Methanoculleus taiwanensis nucleotide sequence ACGCGAGCTGATGACACCCTCGTAGACCTCTTCTGCGGTCGGGAGCGCGAGGTGCTCGGCGGGAGTGACATAGCAGATGAAGTCGGCGCCGTGCGACGAGGAGATCGCGGCGCCGATGGCGGCGACGCGGTCGTCGTAGCCGGGGGCGATGTCGGTGACGAGCGGGCCGAGCATGTAGAACGGTTTCCGGTTCGTGACTCTCTTCTGGAGGACGACGTTCGTCTCGATCTCGTCGAGCGGGATGTGTCCGGGCCCCTCGACGATCGTCTGCACGCCGAAGTTGTGCGCCTTGTCCGCGAGTTCCGCGTTGATGAGGAGCTCCTGAACCTGGGCGCGGTCGGTCGCGTCGTGGACGGCGCCGGCACGCATCCCGTTCCCGAAGGAGAGCGTCACCTCATGCTCTTTCAGGATCTCGAGGAGGTAGTCGAACTCGGAGTAGAGGGGGTTTTCCTTCTCGTTGTGCAGCATCCACGCGGTCATGAATGCCCCGCCCCGGGAGACGAGGCCGCCGTGGCGCCCCTGGTTCTGGAGGCGTTTCATCGTCTCATAGTTGATGCCGGTGTGGATCGCCATGAAGTTCGTGCCGAGCTTCGCCTGCTCCTCGGTCGCCTTGAAGATGGCGTCCTCCTCCATGTGGATGACAGCACCGAACTTCCGTGCGGCCTCGATGAACGCCTGGTAGAGCGGCACGGATCCGACGGAGAGGTTCGTGGCCTCGACGACCCGGCGCCGGATCTCGAGGAAGTCGCCGCCTGTCGAGAGCTCCATTAAGGAGTCGGCACCGGCGAGCTCCGCCTGCCGCGCCTTCTCGACCTCCATATCGATATCGATGATATCCGAGGAGGTTCCGATGCTCGCGTTGACCTTGGTGCGCAGCCCCTCGCCGATACCGCAGAGCTTGACGTCGCGGTAGGGAGAGACCGGGATGACCACATGCCCTCCGGCGATAGCGCGCCTGATGTAATCTTCGGAGACGCCCTCCTGCCGGGCGACGATCTTCATCTCTTCGGTAATGATGCCCTTCTTTGCATCCTCTATGAGACCCATACCAGTATCGTTGGAAGAAAGAGTAATTAAAGGCTCTTTTTTGGGAATCGGGAGGAAATTGTGCTTGTTCTCTTCGCAAGTAAATTTGTTTACCCTTAATCAGGTAAAGTTGCATTGCACATATGGGAACGTATTCAAGAAAACCAAGCCAATTATGCTGTTATGAGGGAAGATGGTGTGAAGGTGAATTTCGGAGGCTTTGTCCCGATCAGCACCGTCGACTGGCGTGGAAGAGCCGTCTGCACGGTATTCTTCAGGGGGTGCCCCGCGGACTGCTACTACTGCCACAACCGCCCTATCCGGAACGGTGAGGACTGGCGGAATCTGGATGAGATCGTCGCACTGATCCGCGATTCCCGCCTCCTCATAAGCGGCGTGGTCTTCTCCGGCGGCGAGGCGACGATGCAGCGGAAGGCTCTCGTCCGTCTTGCCGAAGAGTGCCGAACGCTCGGGCTCCTCGTAGGGCTGCACACGAACGGCGTCTACCCGAAGACGCTCGCCGAGCTCCTCGACCGGCACCTCGTGGATATGATTGCGCTCGACATCAAGACCCGCTTCGAACGCTACGACGAGCTCCTTGGCATTCCCGCCACGGAGCAGGTGAAGCAGTCGCTCGCCCTCTGCAAGGAAGCCTATCTGCGAGGTGATCTCGGATCCTTTGAGGTTGTGGTGACCCTTTTCCCCGGATGGGAGGACGATGTCCGGCATATCGCCCCGCACGCGGAGGGGCTGCCCCTCGTGCTCCAGCAGGGCGTCTTCGGCACTGCATCTCCGCTGACCCGGAGCGATCTCGCATCGATCGCAGCCCCGCTCCGCCGGCAGGTGAGGATCCGCACCCGTGAAGAGGGGGAAGTGGCGTTTGGATCCGACCCGCAGGACGGGTGAGCCTGCCGTTGGGTTCTTCGTGAGCGGATGTTGCGGATCCGCTTCTCCGGTCGTTAAGCATAATATACTCCGGAACGCACCTTACTGAACGGAACCGTTGAACGCCCCGCCTGCAGGCGGCGTTCACGCTGCACACGAGCCGGAATTACCCCTCCGGCCGATAGCCGATACTATATGCCGGTCTTTGGGAGATGCGGAAATTTTTTGAATGGAGTAGAGGGAGACTTGCGTTAATGAGGGTCATAGGTGTTGTAGGACTGCCGGGGAGCGGGAAAGGGGAGGTCTCCCGGATCGCCCGGGAGAATGGTATTCCCGTCGTGGTGATGGGTGACGCCATACGGAGGCGCGTTACGGAGGCGGGCATGCCTCCGACCGATAAAAACCTCGGCGAGATGTCACGGCATCTCCGCGAAGAGATGGGGATGGACGCTATCGCCCGGCTCAGCATACCGGCGATCGAGAGCCAGACCTCATCCGTCGTGCTGGTGGACGGTATCAGGGGAGACTACGAGGTCGAGACGTTCAAACGACGGTTCCCCGAGTTTCTGCTGATCGGCATCCGCGCATCCTTTGAGACACGTCTCGCCCGCCTCGCCCGGAGAGGCCGGTCGGACGATATGCCCGCCGCGGAGGATCTCCGCTGCCGGGACGAGCGGGAACTCGGGTGGGGACTCGGCCGGGCGCTCGAACAGGCCGACACCGTCATCGAGAACGACGGAACGGTGGAGGATCTCGCGGTGCAGGTACGCGAACTCCTCAGGCAGGCAGGGGATCGGCCATGACCTTAAAACCCTACTTCTCTTCGTCATCGAAGGTCTGGGAGCCCCGGAGCTGGATCTACGGGATCGAGGAGGCCGGGTATGCCGGCTGGGAGATCGTCGCGGACGGCAGGTACCGGTTCGATACTCCCGGGATGTTCCAGGAGATCCGGGAGGAACTCTCGAGCACCAACCTTGCCGCGTCGGTGCACGCACCCTACAGCGACCTGAACCTCGCCTCGGTGAACTACCCGATCTGGCGGGAGTCGGTCCGGCAGATCTGCGCCTGTATCGAGCATGCGGCGGAACTGACCGACCGGGTGACCGTTCACCCCGGTTTCGTCTCGCCCGTCGGAAAACTGGTGCCCGAGAAGATGTGGGAGATGCAGAAGAACGCCCTCGTCGAGATCGGGCGCTACGCCGCCGACCGGGGTGTCCTCGCGTGCCTTGAGAATATGATCAGCATCAGGGAGTTCTTCTGCCGGTACCCGGAGGAGATTCTCGGCATGACCGAAGATATAGAGGGTATCGGCGTCACCTTCGACGTGGGGCACGCGAACACGAACGGCGTCGTCGGATCGTTCCTCCCCTACCTGCACCGGATCAACCACGTCCACGTCCACGACAACCACGGCAAACAGGACGAACACCTGGCGCTCGGCGACGGGACGGTCGACTGGGAGAGCGTCGGGAGGGCCATCGCCGCCGACTACTCAGGGATAGTCGTCGTCGAGGGGCGGAACCTCGACGAAGCGAAACGGAGTCTTGCAGCATTCGGGAAGTGGTTCGTATAGCCGGCGAGACGCTCCACGTCCACTTCCTCGGCACCGCCGGGGCGCTCCCGGCTCCCCAGAGGAACCCCTCCTGCATCATGATCCGGCGGGGCTCGGACTCGATCCTCTTCGACTGCGGCGAGGGGGCGCAGCAGCAGATGATGCGTGCGCGGACGGGCTTTGGCGTCGACGCGATCTTCGTCACCCACTGGCACGCCGATCACTTCCTCGGCATCTTCGGGCTCGTGGAGTCGCTCTCCTTCATGGGGAGGACGGACGAACCCCTCCACATCTACGGCCCCGACTGGGTGCACGAGTTCATCAATGTCCTCCGGACGGTCGCCCGGCACAACGTCCGGTTCCCCATCCACGGGCATACTCTCGGGCACGGAGACGTCGTCCCGTTTCCGGGGTTCACGGTTCGGGCGTTCGCGACGCGTCACGGCATCACGAGCCTCGGTTACGTCCTCGAAGAGGACGAGCGGCCCGGAAAGTTCGACCGGGAGCAGGCGATCGCGCTCGGTGTCCCGCCGGGTCCGCTCTTCGGGAGGCTGCAGCGCGGCGAGACCGTCCGGATAGTGCGGGACGGCACCGAAGTTGAGATCCTTCCGACCGACGTCATGGGCGAGCTGCGCCCCGGCCGGAAGGTCGTCTATACCGGCGACACCCGTCCGATGCAGCGGGAGAGCGGGGCAGCGGGGCTGATGGCGGATGCGGATCTCCTGATCCACGATGCGACCTTCGACGACGAGGACGCCGCCCGGGCTGCCGAGGTGCTCCACTCGACGGCAGGCGAGGCCGGGGAGGCGGCAGAAACACTCAATGCGCGGATGCTGGCGCTTGTTCACTTAAGTTCCCGCTA carries:
- the thiC gene encoding phosphomethylpyrimidine synthase ThiC — protein: MGLIEDAKKGIITEEMKIVARQEGVSEDYIRRAIAGGHVVIPVSPYRDVKLCGIGEGLRTKVNASIGTSSDIIDIDMEVEKARQAELAGADSLMELSTGGDFLEIRRRVVEATNLSVGSVPLYQAFIEAARKFGAVIHMEEDAIFKATEEQAKLGTNFMAIHTGINYETMKRLQNQGRHGGLVSRGGAFMTAWMLHNEKENPLYSEFDYLLEILKEHEVTLSFGNGMRAGAVHDATDRAQVQELLINAELADKAHNFGVQTIVEGPGHIPLDEIETNVVLQKRVTNRKPFYMLGPLVTDIAPGYDDRVAAIGAAISSSHGADFICYVTPAEHLALPTAEEVYEGVISSRIAAHVGDMIKLKKRDADLEMGHARRDLDWERQYAVAINPERARAIRDERSPADTDACTMCGDYCALKIVSRHFSF
- a CDS encoding anaerobic ribonucleoside-triphosphate reductase activating protein, coding for MREDGVKVNFGGFVPISTVDWRGRAVCTVFFRGCPADCYYCHNRPIRNGEDWRNLDEIVALIRDSRLLISGVVFSGGEATMQRKALVRLAEECRTLGLLVGLHTNGVYPKTLAELLDRHLVDMIALDIKTRFERYDELLGIPATEQVKQSLALCKEAYLRGDLGSFEVVVTLFPGWEDDVRHIAPHAEGLPLVLQQGVFGTASPLTRSDLASIAAPLRRQVRIRTREEGEVAFGSDPQDG
- a CDS encoding AAA family ATPase — its product is MRVIGVVGLPGSGKGEVSRIARENGIPVVVMGDAIRRRVTEAGMPPTDKNLGEMSRHLREEMGMDAIARLSIPAIESQTSSVVLVDGIRGDYEVETFKRRFPEFLLIGIRASFETRLARLARRGRSDDMPAAEDLRCRDERELGWGLGRALEQADTVIENDGTVEDLAVQVRELLRQAGDRP
- a CDS encoding sugar phosphate isomerase/epimerase family protein: MTLKPYFSSSSKVWEPRSWIYGIEEAGYAGWEIVADGRYRFDTPGMFQEIREELSSTNLAASVHAPYSDLNLASVNYPIWRESVRQICACIEHAAELTDRVTVHPGFVSPVGKLVPEKMWEMQKNALVEIGRYAADRGVLACLENMISIREFFCRYPEEILGMTEDIEGIGVTFDVGHANTNGVVGSFLPYLHRINHVHVHDNHGKQDEHLALGDGTVDWESVGRAIAADYSGIVVVEGRNLDEAKRSLAAFGKWFV
- the rnz gene encoding ribonuclease Z produces the protein MAGETLHVHFLGTAGALPAPQRNPSCIMIRRGSDSILFDCGEGAQQQMMRARTGFGVDAIFVTHWHADHFLGIFGLVESLSFMGRTDEPLHIYGPDWVHEFINVLRTVARHNVRFPIHGHTLGHGDVVPFPGFTVRAFATRHGITSLGYVLEEDERPGKFDREQAIALGVPPGPLFGRLQRGETVRIVRDGTEVEILPTDVMGELRPGRKVVYTGDTRPMQRESGAAGLMADADLLIHDATFDDEDAARAAEVLHSTAGEAGEAAETLNARMLALVHLSSRYTSTANHIRDAKKRYKGEIIAPADLSVLEIPYRS